Proteins from a single region of Desulfolutivibrio sulfoxidireducens:
- a CDS encoding TrmB family transcriptional regulator translates to MTDPASLAQLGLNAYEAAAYLALLGRPELTPSEVAGLGKIPRQRVYDVLESLAAKGLCRERENAPKSYAAVDPRSALEMLGQERLAELDRERVRTRTAVDRLAEELGPIFAAGKRQNDPLAYVEVLSGSARIAHRAMALAASAKRSVTSCVKRPMILSPDQNWSFMTTPLGRGLSYRALYEEGALGDPEFSGWMSRLADRGLSIRLSPEVPLKIQSFDDEVVLVSMQDPMAGEPSFTAVVIHNRGLAAMLGLAFEHLWERARPFPEKAGSEPKGLPTDQGGAL, encoded by the coding sequence ATGACCGACCCCGCGTCCCTGGCCCAACTCGGGCTCAACGCCTACGAGGCCGCGGCCTACCTGGCCCTTTTGGGCCGCCCGGAACTGACCCCGTCCGAGGTGGCCGGCCTGGGCAAAATCCCCCGGCAACGGGTGTACGATGTGCTGGAGTCCCTGGCGGCCAAGGGGCTGTGCCGGGAGCGCGAGAACGCGCCCAAGAGCTACGCCGCCGTGGACCCTCGGTCCGCCCTGGAAATGCTCGGGCAGGAGCGGTTGGCCGAACTGGACCGGGAGCGGGTCCGGACCCGGACGGCCGTGGACCGGCTGGCCGAGGAGCTGGGGCCGATCTTCGCGGCGGGCAAACGGCAAAACGACCCCCTGGCCTACGTGGAGGTTCTGTCCGGCTCGGCGCGCATCGCCCACCGGGCCATGGCCCTGGCGGCGTCGGCGAAAAGAAGCGTCACCTCCTGCGTCAAGCGGCCGATGATCCTCAGTCCTGACCAGAACTGGTCCTTTATGACCACGCCCCTGGGCCGGGGCCTGTCCTACCGCGCCCTGTATGAGGAAGGCGCCCTCGGTGACCCGGAGTTTTCCGGATGGATGTCGAGGCTTGCGGACAGGGGCCTGTCGATCCGCCTGTCTCCCGAGGTTCCGCTCAAGATCCAATCCTTCGACGACGAGGTGGTCCTGGTGTCCATGCAGGATCCCATGGCCGGGGAGCCGAGCTTCACTGCCGTGGTCATCCACAACCGGGGCCTGGCGGCCATGCTGGGCCTGGCCTTCGAACACCTGTGGGAACGCGCCCGGCCATTCCCGGAGAAGGCCGGTTCGGAGCCAAAGGGCCTGCCGACCGATCAGGGAGGCGCCTTATGA
- a CDS encoding NHLP bacteriocin export ABC transporter permease/ATPase subunit, producing MSSLFTQLAGNAPTQSVSGKTPFRLDDPDSVWLVVKGHLDVFAVPLARGELRGPREHLFSADSEDVLVGHSSPAGDRGQVLLAVGVPGTEVARISARDFLDACAGSSEAAKALTRLVLRLGQGVSRRIHNKPRATLALDPGRDMEVDLGDVLRPAEGVVFVRLVRTGALFCGMEETGPDTGFTPLSPDTWLACSGPGRAEAADLAAVAGQGLLPIVLRAHLDVVLACLDLDARVTAVDVFNVIKQKSQVDRRVTRGALDLLARSLKKEDPRDHPVSEGSPLVAACELVARSLGVPAPAGRHVGEPEPADVPRAAESLGLRARPVTLRGQWWRDDSGPFVGFFDDGSPVALIARRPGRYQAMHPASGESRPVTRELAARIGQKAWSFIRPFPDRPLCGRDLVRQGLHGCGRDAVTLVAGSVLMGLLGMAVPVVTGLVFSEIIPGANRSLLAQMAMLLASCALAGLLIEVARNIALQRFVALVDLNLEPALWDRLLRLPTSFFRLEAPGALAERAEGLWFIRNSLAGSVFTGLFSSIFAFANLALLFYYDASLARVALLLLVLGAAGSLGINLYVRRFWRAYHAARCTLSGLVIQLLSGIAKLKLSGSEPRAFALWAEHKSKTLGAARQGYFWSDMLCVFELVFPLLATIVLFAAAFEEQNEGAASAGTFLAFLSAFGLVQGAMIQLTRAATDINRVIPVYKRLSPILEATPESSGKGEDPGQLAGGIEIVGLTFRYIPDGPVILDDIHLRVEPGQFVALAGPSGSGKSTLLRLLLGFERPESGSIYYDDLDLADFDLTAFRRRNIGAVLQNGALLPGDIFSNISGSRDITLDQAWAAARGAGLAQDIEDMPLGMRTPVSAGMGTLSGGQRQRLLIARALAGKPRILFFDEATSALDNRSQETVSASLTAMNITRVVVAHRLSTIQNADRIFFLEDGRIVESGTHAELLARGGRYVAMARRQMTD from the coding sequence ATGTCCTCCCTTTTCACCCAACTCGCGGGAAACGCCCCCACCCAGTCCGTCAGCGGCAAGACCCCCTTTCGCCTCGACGATCCGGACAGCGTCTGGCTGGTGGTCAAAGGCCACCTGGACGTCTTCGCCGTCCCCCTGGCGCGGGGAGAACTGCGCGGCCCCCGGGAGCATCTGTTCTCGGCGGACTCGGAAGACGTCCTTGTGGGCCACTCGTCCCCGGCCGGGGACCGGGGGCAGGTCCTTCTGGCCGTGGGGGTGCCCGGGACCGAGGTGGCCAGGATTTCGGCCCGGGACTTCCTGGACGCCTGCGCCGGGTCCTCCGAGGCCGCAAAGGCCCTGACCCGCCTTGTGTTGCGCCTGGGACAGGGCGTCAGCCGGCGCATCCACAACAAACCCCGGGCCACCCTGGCGCTTGATCCCGGCCGGGACATGGAGGTTGACCTGGGAGACGTTCTGCGTCCGGCCGAAGGCGTGGTCTTCGTGCGTCTGGTCCGGACCGGGGCACTTTTTTGCGGCATGGAGGAAACCGGTCCGGATACCGGGTTCACGCCGCTTTCGCCCGACACCTGGCTGGCCTGTTCCGGTCCCGGACGGGCCGAGGCGGCCGACCTTGCGGCCGTGGCCGGCCAGGGACTGCTTCCGATTGTCCTGCGCGCGCACCTGGATGTGGTCCTGGCCTGCCTGGATCTCGACGCCCGGGTGACGGCCGTGGACGTGTTCAACGTGATCAAGCAAAAATCCCAGGTCGACCGCCGGGTCACGCGCGGGGCCCTGGATCTTCTGGCCCGGTCCCTGAAAAAAGAGGACCCGCGCGACCATCCCGTCTCCGAGGGGTCGCCGCTTGTCGCGGCCTGCGAGCTGGTGGCCCGGTCCCTGGGCGTCCCGGCCCCGGCGGGACGTCATGTCGGGGAGCCGGAGCCGGCCGACGTTCCCCGGGCGGCCGAGTCTTTGGGCCTTCGGGCCCGCCCGGTGACGCTTCGGGGACAGTGGTGGCGCGACGATTCCGGCCCCTTTGTCGGTTTTTTCGACGACGGTTCCCCCGTGGCCCTGATCGCGCGTCGGCCGGGACGCTACCAAGCCATGCATCCGGCAAGCGGCGAAAGCCGCCCCGTGACCCGGGAACTGGCGGCCCGGATCGGCCAGAAGGCCTGGAGCTTCATCCGCCCCTTTCCGGACCGGCCCCTGTGCGGCCGTGACCTTGTGCGCCAGGGGCTTCACGGCTGCGGCCGGGACGCGGTGACGCTCGTGGCCGGGAGCGTGCTCATGGGACTTTTGGGCATGGCCGTCCCGGTGGTCACGGGCCTGGTGTTCAGCGAGATCATCCCGGGCGCGAACCGAAGTCTCCTGGCCCAGATGGCCATGCTTCTGGCCTCGTGCGCCCTGGCCGGGCTTTTGATCGAGGTGGCCCGCAACATCGCCCTGCAACGCTTCGTGGCCCTGGTGGACCTCAACCTCGAACCGGCCCTGTGGGACCGGCTGTTGCGGCTGCCCACGTCGTTTTTCCGTCTTGAGGCCCCGGGGGCCCTGGCCGAGCGGGCCGAGGGCCTGTGGTTCATCCGGAACAGCCTGGCCGGTTCGGTTTTCACCGGACTGTTCTCCAGCATCTTCGCCTTCGCCAACCTCGCCCTGCTTTTTTATTACGACGCGTCCCTGGCCAGGGTCGCCCTGCTGCTCCTTGTTCTCGGCGCCGCCGGGTCCCTGGGCATCAACCTGTACGTGCGACGCTTCTGGAGGGCGTACCACGCGGCCCGGTGCACGCTTTCGGGCCTGGTCATCCAGCTGTTGTCCGGCATCGCCAAACTCAAGCTCTCGGGCAGCGAGCCCCGGGCCTTCGCCCTGTGGGCCGAGCACAAATCCAAGACCCTTGGCGCGGCCAGGCAGGGCTATTTCTGGTCCGACATGCTGTGCGTCTTCGAGCTCGTCTTTCCGCTGTTGGCGACCATTGTCCTGTTCGCCGCGGCCTTCGAGGAGCAAAACGAAGGCGCCGCCTCCGCGGGAACGTTTCTGGCCTTCCTGTCGGCCTTCGGCCTGGTGCAGGGGGCCATGATCCAACTCACCCGCGCGGCCACGGACATCAACCGCGTGATTCCGGTCTACAAGAGGCTTTCTCCCATTCTCGAGGCCACCCCGGAATCCTCGGGCAAGGGCGAGGACCCGGGACAGTTGGCCGGCGGCATCGAGATCGTGGGCCTGACCTTCCGGTACATCCCGGACGGCCCGGTCATCCTCGACGACATCCACCTGCGGGTGGAGCCCGGGCAATTCGTGGCCCTGGCCGGTCCCTCCGGTTCGGGCAAATCGACCCTGTTGCGCCTCTTGCTCGGTTTCGAGCGGCCCGAGTCCGGGTCGATCTACTACGACGACCTGGATCTGGCGGATTTCGACCTGACGGCCTTTCGGCGGCGCAACATCGGGGCCGTCCTGCAAAACGGGGCCCTTTTGCCCGGCGACATCTTCTCCAACATCTCCGGATCGCGGGACATCACCCTGGACCAGGCCTGGGCCGCGGCCCGGGGGGCCGGCCTGGCCCAGGATATCGAGGACATGCCCCTGGGCATGCGCACCCCGGTCAGCGCCGGCATGGGCACCCTGTCCGGCGGCCAGCGGCAGCGGCTGTTGATCGCCCGGGCCCTGGCCGGCAAGCCGCGCATTCTTTTTTTCGACGAGGCCACCAGCGCCCTGGACAACCGCTCCCAGGAGACCGTGAGCGCAAGCCTTACGGCCATGAACATCACCCGGGTGGTGGTGGCCCACCGCCTGTCCACCATCCAGAACGCCGACCGCATCTTTTTCCTGGAGGACGGCCGGATCGTCGAGTCCGGGACCCACGCCGAGCTTCTGGCCCGGGGCGGCCGGTACGTGGCCATGGCCAGGCGCCAGATGACCGACTGA
- a CDS encoding biosynthetic peptidoglycan transglycosylase, which produces MIDTTDRGLDSAHSPLSPAGPPGDGREGTHPGAVRPLPARLYALFSGMAAAGLRLALGRIVAGRYAAVRERLRAERGIVSPAVDEALLVALMCAEDHRSPYHAGVDVLSVCRAVWRTAFLGRPEGASTIEQQCVRVVGGDHRRRLARKLAEMAMACLLARDFDKRTIARHYLRHAYFGSGMHGLAQALARLGLEPGRLDQTQAIRLVARLKYPQPWEPDAAYAMRIAARERHIGRLCDRYGASILAALPPQPALSTSPGFLVPGATQPAPGLGVLPGEAAGDFVGRGAVDWSLVRFFQPREWGNDPARVDPDIVYRLDRARRLVARPCMIHAAYAVSGHEPRSYHYLGRAVDFHFGPDGGADEELEALLAAGFTGIGYYPNWSPRPGWHADNRPRPLFWMRQRGVYRRFASARALCEAMRGGRDTGDGPPRGLAGPGGGAGCRSGADMFYGR; this is translated from the coding sequence GTGATCGACACGACCGACCGGGGCCTGGACAGCGCGCACAGCCCGCTTTCCCCGGCGGGTCCGCCGGGCGACGGGCGGGAAGGGACGCACCCGGGGGCGGTGCGCCCTTTGCCCGCGCGTCTGTACGCCCTTTTCTCCGGGATGGCGGCGGCGGGTCTGCGCCTGGCCTTGGGCCGGATCGTGGCCGGCCGCTACGCGGCGGTCAGGGAGCGGCTTCGGGCGGAGAGGGGGATCGTGTCCCCGGCCGTGGACGAGGCCCTTCTCGTGGCCCTGATGTGCGCCGAGGACCATCGCTCTCCCTACCACGCCGGGGTCGATGTCCTGTCCGTGTGCCGGGCGGTGTGGCGCACGGCGTTTCTGGGCCGGCCCGAGGGGGCCAGCACCATCGAGCAGCAATGCGTGCGCGTCGTGGGCGGGGACCACCGCCGGCGCCTAGCCCGGAAGCTGGCCGAGATGGCCATGGCCTGCCTGCTTGCCCGCGACTTCGACAAGCGGACCATCGCCCGCCACTATCTGCGCCATGCCTATTTCGGTTCCGGCATGCACGGCCTGGCCCAGGCCCTTGCCCGGTTGGGACTGGAACCCGGCCGCCTGGACCAAACCCAGGCCATACGCCTGGTCGCCCGCCTCAAATATCCCCAGCCATGGGAGCCGGATGCGGCATACGCCATGCGGATCGCCGCCCGCGAACGGCACATCGGCCGGCTGTGCGACAGGTACGGGGCGTCGATCCTGGCCGCCCTGCCGCCGCAACCGGCCCTGTCCACGTCCCCGGGTTTTTTGGTCCCCGGGGCGACGCAACCGGCCCCGGGCCTGGGCGTTCTCCCGGGCGAGGCGGCCGGCGATTTCGTGGGGCGGGGGGCCGTCGACTGGTCCCTGGTGCGTTTTTTCCAGCCCCGGGAGTGGGGGAATGATCCGGCCCGGGTCGATCCGGACATCGTCTACCGGCTCGACCGGGCCAGGCGCCTCGTGGCCCGGCCGTGCATGATCCACGCGGCCTACGCCGTTTCCGGGCACGAGCCCCGGTCCTACCATTACCTGGGCCGGGCCGTGGATTTCCATTTCGGGCCGGACGGCGGCGCGGACGAGGAACTCGAAGCCCTCCTGGCCGCCGGGTTCACCGGCATCGGCTACTATCCGAACTGGTCCCCACGGCCCGGATGGCATGCGGACAACCGGCCACGACCGCTTTTTTGGATGCGGCAGCGGGGGGTGTACCGGCGGTTCGCCTCGGCCCGGGCGCTTTGCGAGGCCATGCGGGGCGGCCGCGACACGGGGGACGGACCTCCCCGGGGTCTGGCCGGGCCGGGGGGCGGGGCCGGTTGCCGAAGCGGGGCGGATATGTTCTACGGAAGGTGA
- a CDS encoding GNAT family N-acetyltransferase produces the protein MIATATERVTLREGYEPGSVGRIVELHGRYYARAWGAGAPFEILMARDVCAFLEAYDPEHDLLVTAHLGEAMIGSLAVVGRTPRPGYAQVRFVIVDAAARRRGAGKAMLARALAWCRERGFSGVFLWTVDHLPESRSMYEKAGFRVVERCPDARYTVPRDNLRMELPLV, from the coding sequence ATGATCGCGACGGCAACCGAACGGGTGACGCTCCGCGAGGGCTACGAACCCGGCTCTGTGGGCCGCATCGTGGAGCTGCACGGCCGGTATTACGCCCGGGCCTGGGGGGCCGGCGCGCCGTTCGAGATCCTCATGGCCCGGGACGTGTGCGCCTTTCTCGAGGCCTACGACCCGGAACACGACCTGCTGGTGACCGCGCATCTCGGGGAGGCCATGATCGGCTCCCTGGCCGTGGTGGGCCGGACGCCGCGTCCCGGATACGCCCAGGTCCGCTTCGTCATTGTGGATGCGGCCGCGCGCCGGCGCGGCGCGGGCAAGGCCATGCTTGCGCGGGCTCTTGCCTGGTGCCGGGAGCGCGGCTTTTCCGGGGTATTCCTGTGGACCGTGGACCACCTGCCCGAATCCCGGAGCATGTACGAGAAGGCCGGCTTCCGGGTTGTGGAGCGCTGTCCGGACGCCCGCTACACCGTGCCCCGGGACAACCTGCGCATGGAGTTGCCCCTGGTATAG
- a CDS encoding saccharopine dehydrogenase family protein, translating to MKGKNVLLLGAGAMGALAARTVSAFDEVASLTVASLNRSDAEKVAVRCPGLARAESVDVTDHDALVGFMRQADLVLNCVGPFFRFGPPILQAAIEAGVDYLDICDDPEPTRIMLDQDAVARDAGVTAIIGMGASPGINNLLGACVHDRLDTTDLLVAGWNIEEKTDDALEFSAAVIHWMEQCSGTILECRDGSLVPGRPLLDLSIDYPGRGRRTIYTVGHPEPVSFHSSWPDVRETHCGMVMPSAWIGGFRKYRDAIDAGKMTLEQAGRDLVAEAAKSDWIDVLLTALSRLTDGPRLPLFFVLGTGRGDGREKTVAASLRATPPDMASMTGVPLALGALLHLRGQTAGAGVMAPERAFDPDAFFELFAPYCTLPRPCPARELVELVEA from the coding sequence ATGAAGGGAAAGAATGTTTTACTCCTGGGTGCCGGAGCCATGGGCGCCCTGGCCGCGCGGACCGTGTCCGCGTTCGACGAGGTCGCCTCCCTTACTGTGGCCAGCCTGAACCGGAGCGACGCCGAAAAGGTCGCCGTGCGGTGTCCGGGTTTGGCCCGGGCCGAATCCGTGGACGTCACCGACCATGACGCCCTGGTGGGCTTCATGCGCCAGGCGGATCTGGTCTTAAACTGCGTGGGCCCCTTTTTCCGCTTCGGACCGCCCATTCTCCAGGCGGCCATCGAGGCCGGCGTGGACTACCTGGATATCTGCGACGACCCCGAACCCACCAGGATCATGCTCGACCAGGACGCTGTGGCCAGGGACGCCGGGGTGACCGCGATCATCGGCATGGGCGCGAGCCCGGGCATCAACAACCTTCTGGGGGCCTGCGTCCACGACCGCCTGGATACCACTGATCTGCTCGTGGCCGGCTGGAACATCGAGGAAAAAACCGACGACGCCCTGGAATTTTCCGCCGCCGTGATCCACTGGATGGAGCAGTGCTCCGGGACCATTCTGGAATGCCGTGACGGGAGTCTGGTCCCCGGCCGGCCGCTTCTGGATCTTTCCATCGACTACCCGGGCCGGGGCCGGCGGACCATTTACACTGTGGGCCACCCCGAGCCGGTTTCGTTTCACTCTTCCTGGCCGGACGTCCGGGAGACCCACTGCGGCATGGTCATGCCCTCGGCCTGGATCGGGGGCTTCCGGAAATACCGCGATGCCATCGACGCCGGGAAAATGACCCTGGAGCAGGCCGGCCGGGACTTGGTGGCCGAAGCGGCGAAAAGCGACTGGATCGACGTCCTGTTGACCGCCCTGTCCCGGCTGACGGACGGTCCCAGGCTGCCGCTGTTCTTCGTCCTGGGGACGGGACGAGGGGATGGCCGGGAGAAAACCGTGGCCGCCTCGTTGCGGGCCACGCCCCCGGATATGGCCTCCATGACCGGGGTGCCCCTGGCCCTGGGGGCGCTTTTGCATCTGCGCGGCCAGACCGCCGGAGCCGGGGTCATGGCCCCGGAGCGGGCCTTTGATCCGGACGCGTTTTTCGAGCTTTTCGCGCCCTATTGCACCCTGCCCAGGCCCTGCCCGGCCCGGGAACTGGTGGAGCTGGTCGAGGCATGA
- a CDS encoding NHLP family bacteriocin export ABC transporter peptidase/permease/ATPase subunit, giving the protein MDDARAARVRRRRTPTVLQSESAECGAAALSIILKYYGRHVPLHVLRDECGISRDGAKAGNLLRAARKYGLVGDGYRVEPAALGRFFAPLIIFWDYNHYVVLEGLTATRAYINDPANGPVSMGIREFDKAFTGVVLSLRPGPEFKRGGRGAGLWDGLAPRLRTIRSSLVFVFLTGLALVLPGLAIPAFSRIFVDDVFIFQNTGWMKPLLLCMTMTLLICVALRWLQARGYSKADLKLTLTNSAAFMDHVLKLPYSYFVQRFYGEIASREQSIGVTSTLITLQLASAGVNLSTVLFFALVMFVYDPLLTCIGIFFAGLNILVLRLVARRRTDLYGRLLSEQGKARAMGVFGMQNVETIKATGSEDEFLAQWAGHKIKAKNAEQRFSFWTNLVSPIPVFLSSLTTMAILGVGAVKVMDGGMTMGILVAFQGLMTAFLAPVGELTNVGARMQPLKGEMDRVDMVMRHDPDPMWTAAGEQGHFTLPSGAVRLTGDLTLRGVTFGYSRLEPPLIANFDLALPPGARVALVGGSGSGKSTLIRLVGGLITPWSGDILFDAMPREAIPREVLINSISFVDQDIFLFEGTVRENITMWNQAIPDEDMVQAAKDARIHDVIAHRPGGYESLVASGGANFSGGQRQRLEIARALCANPSILILDEATSALDAETEAIIDANLRRRGVTCLVATHRLSAIRDCDEILVLGRGGVVERGSHEELMARGGQYRTLLEK; this is encoded by the coding sequence GTGGACGACGCCCGGGCCGCACGCGTCAGGCGGCGACGCACCCCCACAGTGCTGCAGTCGGAGTCGGCCGAATGCGGCGCGGCGGCCTTGTCCATCATTTTGAAGTATTACGGCCGCCACGTGCCGCTTCATGTCCTTCGCGACGAATGCGGCATCTCCCGTGACGGGGCCAAGGCCGGAAACCTGCTGCGCGCCGCGCGCAAATACGGCCTTGTCGGCGACGGCTACCGGGTCGAGCCCGCGGCCCTGGGACGCTTTTTTGCCCCGCTGATCATCTTTTGGGACTACAACCACTATGTGGTCCTCGAAGGCCTCACGGCCACCCGGGCCTACATCAACGACCCGGCCAACGGTCCGGTCAGCATGGGGATACGGGAGTTCGACAAGGCCTTCACCGGCGTGGTCCTTTCGCTCCGGCCGGGGCCGGAGTTCAAGAGGGGCGGTCGCGGCGCCGGGCTTTGGGACGGCCTGGCGCCGCGTCTGCGGACCATCCGCTCCTCCCTGGTCTTCGTGTTCCTGACCGGACTGGCCCTGGTTCTACCGGGGCTGGCCATCCCCGCATTCTCGCGCATCTTCGTGGACGACGTGTTCATTTTCCAGAACACCGGGTGGATGAAGCCGCTGCTTTTGTGCATGACCATGACCCTTTTGATCTGCGTCGCCCTGCGCTGGTTGCAGGCCAGGGGATATTCCAAGGCCGACCTGAAGCTGACGTTGACCAATTCGGCGGCCTTCATGGACCATGTGCTGAAGCTTCCCTACTCCTACTTCGTGCAGCGCTTTTACGGAGAGATCGCCTCCCGCGAGCAAAGCATAGGGGTCACCTCCACGCTGATCACCCTCCAGTTGGCCTCGGCCGGCGTCAATCTCTCGACCGTGCTGTTTTTCGCCCTGGTCATGTTCGTCTACGACCCCCTTTTGACCTGCATCGGAATCTTCTTTGCGGGCCTGAACATCCTGGTGCTGCGCCTGGTTGCCAGGCGGCGCACGGATCTTTACGGCCGTCTGCTTTCCGAACAGGGCAAGGCCCGGGCCATGGGCGTTTTCGGCATGCAAAACGTCGAAACCATCAAGGCCACGGGATCGGAGGACGAATTTTTGGCCCAGTGGGCCGGACACAAGATCAAGGCCAAGAACGCCGAGCAGCGGTTCTCCTTCTGGACCAACCTGGTCAGTCCCATCCCGGTCTTTTTGTCCTCCCTGACCACCATGGCCATCCTTGGCGTGGGGGCGGTCAAGGTCATGGACGGGGGGATGACCATGGGCATTCTGGTGGCCTTCCAGGGCCTCATGACCGCATTTTTGGCCCCGGTGGGGGAACTGACGAACGTGGGGGCGCGGATGCAGCCCCTGAAAGGGGAGATGGACCGGGTGGACATGGTCATGCGGCACGATCCGGACCCCATGTGGACGGCCGCGGGGGAACAGGGGCATTTCACCCTGCCAAGCGGCGCGGTGCGCCTGACCGGCGACCTGACGCTGCGGGGCGTGACCTTCGGATATTCGCGGCTTGAACCGCCGCTTATCGCGAATTTCGACCTGGCCCTGCCGCCCGGGGCCCGGGTGGCCCTGGTGGGCGGTTCGGGATCGGGAAAGTCCACGCTCATCCGTCTGGTGGGCGGGCTTATCACCCCCTGGTCCGGGGACATCCTCTTCGACGCCATGCCCCGCGAGGCCATCCCCCGGGAGGTCCTCATCAACTCCATCTCCTTCGTGGACCAGGACATCTTTTTATTCGAAGGCACGGTGCGCGAGAACATCACCATGTGGAACCAGGCCATCCCGGACGAGGACATGGTCCAGGCGGCCAAGGACGCCCGCATCCACGACGTCATCGCCCACCGGCCGGGAGGCTACGAGAGCCTGGTGGCGTCCGGCGGGGCCAACTTCAGCGGTGGGCAGCGCCAGCGTCTGGAGATCGCCCGGGCTCTGTGCGCCAACCCCTCGATCCTGATCCTGGACGAGGCCACCAGCGCCCTGGACGCCGAGACCGAGGCCATCATCGACGCCAACCTGCGCCGGCGCGGGGTCACCTGCCTGGTGGCCACCCACCGCTTAAGCGCCATCCGCGACTGCGACGAGATCCTGGTGCTCGGCCGCGGGGGGGTCGTGGAGCGCGGCTCCCACGAGGAGCTCATGGCCCGGGGCGGCCAGTACCGGACGCTTCTCGAGAAATAA
- a CDS encoding NHLP bacteriocin system secretion protein, whose protein sequence is MDNTAPEPAATPAGEKSGRGRKRHPYRKSCPADLSSPRELDIAVRVVVPRDWILLTALGIIIAASLGWGFFGEVTTKVRGLGIIIKPGALFDVISTSQGQVIEVYVKENDAVAPGQLVARVQQPELANQVREAEKMLEKLNEEMAFIERFQSENATLGLKYLDKQRQTLEDAVRLGRERVMALEERVRVFEDLLARGLTTRTELDNQKNEYRKALLDVMRAGEELSKLFVSRLDVDARKTRDLLNVLEKQVPAKERLAALKEKLALDSEIHSLHGGRVIEIYKDPGDMIQKGQAVFTMEITEEERLPLHPGDDDDPVVVAYIPPFQGMEIDAGMPMQIVPAVVKKEEYGVMLGDVTDVSQYPASRQGMVRILQYEELADRLTEDGAPILIQGTLRKNPKTPSGFSWSSGEGPPIQIKSGTLCAVEVVAETQRPIDLLIPYLNKHLLGVGDTAPGAGR, encoded by the coding sequence ATGGACAATACAGCGCCCGAACCCGCCGCAACGCCAGCCGGGGAAAAATCCGGCCGGGGCAGGAAACGCCACCCGTATCGGAAATCGTGCCCCGCCGACCTGTCCTCGCCCCGGGAACTGGACATCGCCGTGCGCGTGGTCGTTCCCCGGGACTGGATCCTTCTGACGGCCCTGGGAATCATCATCGCCGCGTCGCTTGGCTGGGGTTTTTTCGGGGAGGTCACCACCAAGGTCCGGGGACTGGGGATCATCATCAAGCCCGGGGCGCTGTTCGACGTGATCAGCACCAGTCAGGGACAGGTGATCGAGGTGTACGTCAAGGAGAACGACGCCGTGGCCCCGGGGCAGCTCGTGGCCCGGGTGCAGCAGCCGGAACTGGCCAACCAGGTGCGCGAGGCGGAAAAGATGCTGGAGAAGCTCAACGAGGAGATGGCCTTCATCGAACGCTTCCAGTCCGAGAACGCGACCCTGGGATTAAAGTACCTTGACAAGCAGCGCCAGACCCTGGAGGACGCCGTGCGTCTGGGCCGCGAGCGGGTGATGGCCCTGGAGGAACGCGTCCGCGTCTTCGAGGACCTGCTGGCCCGGGGGCTCACCACCCGTACGGAACTGGACAACCAGAAAAACGAATACCGCAAGGCCCTTCTGGATGTCATGCGGGCCGGAGAGGAGTTGTCCAAGCTTTTCGTGTCCAGGCTCGACGTGGACGCCAGAAAGACCAGGGACCTCTTGAACGTCCTGGAAAAGCAGGTCCCGGCCAAGGAGCGTCTGGCGGCCCTGAAAGAGAAGCTGGCCCTTGATTCCGAAATCCATTCCCTGCACGGCGGGCGGGTCATCGAGATCTACAAGGACCCCGGGGATATGATCCAGAAAGGCCAGGCCGTGTTCACCATGGAGATCACCGAGGAGGAGCGCCTCCCCCTGCACCCCGGGGACGATGACGACCCTGTGGTGGTGGCCTACATCCCCCCCTTCCAGGGCATGGAGATCGATGCCGGCATGCCCATGCAGATCGTGCCGGCCGTGGTCAAGAAGGAGGAATACGGGGTGATGCTGGGCGACGTCACGGACGTGTCCCAGTATCCGGCCTCGCGCCAGGGCATGGTCCGGATCCTGCAATACGAGGAGCTGGCGGATCGATTGACCGAGGACGGCGCGCCCATCCTCATCCAGGGCACGCTACGCAAGAATCCAAAGACCCCCAGCGGATTCAGTTGGTCCTCGGGGGAGGGACCGCCTATCCAGATCAAAAGCGGCACCCTGTGCGCCGTGGAGGTGGTGGCCGAGACCCAGCGGCCCATCGATCTGCTCATCCCCTACCTGAACAAGCATCTCCTGGGAGTCGGGGACACCGCCCCCGGCGCGGGACGCTGA